A window of Dictyoglomus sp. genomic DNA:
TAAAAATAAAATAATTAATACTATATATCTTCCTAACACATTACTTCTATACTTATTTATTCCATACCTTTTTATATTTTCTGCCAACCAACAAATAGAAATTATACTCCCAGAAAAACCAAAAGTCAAAGAAGAGATATAAGGATAAATAAGATAAAATCCCAATCCGATTAATAAAATAATTATTGCTATTTTTACATATTTATCGCAAGATTCTAAAGATGTCACGGAATCCCACCCAAATTCCCAAAGCAATTCCTGCAAGAAGAAAAACAGGAGAAGTATCAAAAATTTTATCAAGATAATATCCCAAAAATATTCCCACAAGAAGGGATGCTAAGACACTTGTTCCTAGAGAAAAGGCAATATTAAATATCTCCCAGGGAGATTTTGGTTTTTTCCT
This region includes:
- a CDS encoding AtpZ/AtpI family protein, which gives rise to MRKKPKSPWEIFNIAFSLGTSVLASLLVGIFLGYYLDKIFDTSPVFLLAGIALGIWVGFRDIFRILR